In the genome of Streptomyces sp. NBC_00433, the window GTGGATGCCGTAGCCGAAGGCCACGTGGGAGGGCGACTCGCGGAAGAGGTCGAACTCCTCGGGGCGCTCGAAGGCGCGGGCGTCGCGGTTGGCGGCGGCGTTGGACAGCAGCACACCCTCGCCGGCCGCGATGGTGGCGTCGCCGACCTCGATGTCGGCCAGCGCCACCCGGCCGGTCGAGTGGTCGGAGATGCTGAAGTAGCGCAGCATCTCCTCGACCGCCTTGGGCACCAGCGACGGGTCCTTGACGAGCGAGTCCTTCAACTCCGGGTGCTCGATCAGGTACGCGGTGCCCAGCGAGATCATGTTGGCGGTGGTCTCGTGGCCGGCCACCAGGATGAGCAGCGCCATCCCGGTCAGGTGCTCGGCGTCCTCCACGCCGGCCTCGCGGTAGCGCACCGCCAGCCGGCTGAGCAGGTCCTCCTGCGGGTCCGCCTGCCGGCGCAGGACCAGGCCGTGCAGGAAGGCGCGCAGCTCCACCAGCGAGTTGAGCCGGTCAGGGCCGCTGGTGTTGCGGTCGGTCATCAGCCGGGCCCTGGACTGGAAGACCTCCCGGTCCTCGTACGGCACGCCCAGCAGCTCGCAGATGGTCAACGACGGTACGGGCAGGGACAGTTCCTGCACCAGGTCGACCGGGCGAGGCCCGGCCAGGATCCGGTCCAGGCACTCCTGGACGGTCCGGGTGACCGCCGGGCGCAGCAACTCGACCTTGCGGACGGTGAATTCGCTGATCACCATCCGGCGGTAGGTGGTGTGCTCCGGCGGGTCCATCCACGGCAGGAAGCCCCTGCGGTCGATGGCCTGCTGGCCGCTGAGCAGCGCCGGAAAGCCGGGGTGCACCCGGTCGGCGCTGAGGTTGGCGTCGGTGAACAGCCGGCGTACGTCCTCGTAGCGCGTGGCCAGCCAGGCCTCCCGCCCGGTGGGCAGCAGGACGCGGGCCAGCGGCTCCTCCTCGCGCAGCCGCGTGTACTGCTCGGGCAGCGCGAAGGGGCAGGTGCGCGGCATCGGGTAGGCCGGCGGTCCGGCGGCGTCGGCGGTTTCGGTCACGTGGGGGCCTCCAGACGGGGCGGGTCCTCCGGCGGGGCCGGAGACGGGTCTAGGCCGGGGACAGGCCGGTGGACTGCCGGTCGGGTTCGGCGGCTTCGGCTTCGGCTTCGGCTTCGAGCGAGGCGTCCAGTGCGGCTTCGAGCACGACGGCACGGGCGGGGCAGCGGGTGGCCGCGTCGCGCACGGACGAGGTCAGCTCCTCGGGCACAGGGTCCACCAGGACGTACGACAGGCCGTCGTCGTCGCTCTGGTCGAAGACCTCGGGGGCGGCGAGCACGCACTGCCCCGCCCCCACGCAGACGTCGCGGTCGACGACGGCACGCCGTACGGCGGGGGCGCTCACCAGGTCACCGGCAGTTCGTGGATGCCGTACATGATGGCGTCGTCCTTGAACGGCAGGTCGTCCACCGGCACCGCGAGCCGCAGGCCGGGCAGCCGGCGCAGCAGGGTGCTGAAGACGACGTCCAGCTCCAGCCTTGCCAGGTTCTGCCCCAGGCACTGGTG includes:
- a CDS encoding cytochrome P450, whose protein sequence is MTETADAAGPPAYPMPRTCPFALPEQYTRLREEEPLARVLLPTGREAWLATRYEDVRRLFTDANLSADRVHPGFPALLSGQQAIDRRGFLPWMDPPEHTTYRRMVISEFTVRKVELLRPAVTRTVQECLDRILAGPRPVDLVQELSLPVPSLTICELLGVPYEDREVFQSRARLMTDRNTSGPDRLNSLVELRAFLHGLVLRRQADPQEDLLSRLAVRYREAGVEDAEHLTGMALLILVAGHETTANMISLGTAYLIEHPELKDSLVKDPSLVPKAVEEMLRYFSISDHSTGRVALADIEVGDATIAAGEGVLLSNAAANRDARAFERPEEFDLFRESPSHVAFGYGIHQCLGQNLARLELDVVFTSLLARLPDLRLAAPLAELPFKNDTIMYGLHELPVTW